A genomic window from Salvia splendens isolate huo1 chromosome 11, SspV2, whole genome shotgun sequence includes:
- the LOC121755483 gene encoding 60S ribosomal protein L34-like, whose amino-acid sequence MVQRLTYRKRHSYATKSNQHRVVKTPGGKLVYQTTKKRASGPKCPVTGKRIQGIPHLRPAEYKRSRLSRNRRTVNRAYGGVLSGGAVRERIIRAFLVEEQKIVKKVLKIQKLKEKVAGKS is encoded by the exons ATGGTGCAGCGGCTCACCTACAGGAAGCGCCACAGCTATGCCACCAAGTCCAACCAGCACCGGGTCGTCAAGACTCCCG GGGGGAAGCTAGTTTACCAGACAACGAAGAAGAGGGCAAGCGGCCCTAAGTGTCCCGTTACTGGCAAGAGAATCCAAGGG ATTCCTCACTTGAGACCTGCTGAGTACAAGAGGTCTAGACTCTCCAGAAACAGGAGGACTGTGAACCGTGCCTATGGTGGTGTTTTGTCTGGTGGTGCTGTGAGGGAAAG GATTATCAGAGCTTTCTTGGTGGAAGAACAAAAGATCGTGAAGAAGGTGTTGAAGATACAGAAGCTGAAGGAAAAGGTTGCTGGCAAGAGCTAA
- the LOC121755480 gene encoding 40S ribosomal protein S9-2 isoform X1 — translation MVHVSFYRNYGKTFKKPRRPYEKERLDAELKLVGEYGLRCKRELWRVQYALSRIRNNARNLLTLDEKDPRRIFEGEALLRRMNRYGLLDESQNKLDYVLSLTVENFLERRLQTLVFKAGMAKSIHHARVLIRQRHIRVGRQVVNVPSFLVRVDSQKHIDFSLTSPFGGGRPGRVKRRNQKAAAKKASGGDGDEDDEE, via the exons ATGGTGCACGTCTCGTTTTACCGCAATT ATGGGAAGACATTTAAGAAGCCTCGTCGGCCTTATGAGAAGGAGAGACTTGATGCTGAGTTAAAGCTTGTTGGAGAGTATGGCTTGAGGTGCAAAAGGGAGCTATGGAGGGTTCAGTATGCTTTGAGTCGTATTAGGAACAATGCTAGAAATCTTTTGACCCTTGACGAAAAGGATCCCCGTCGTATTTTCGAGGGTGAGGCCCTATTGAGGAGGATGAACAGGTATGGCCTGCTGGATGAGAGCCAGAACAAGCTCGATTATGTCCTGTCCCTCACTGTGGAGAACTTTCTTGAGCGCCGTCTCCAAACTTTAGTCTTCAAGGCAGGCATGGCCAAGTCTATTCACCATGCTAGAGTGCTTATCAGGCAAAGGCACATCAG GGTTGGGAGGCAGGTTGTCAATGTCCCTTCATTCCTTGTTAGAGTTGACTCCCAGAAACACATTGATTTCTCTCTCACTAGTCCGTTTGGCGGTGGTCGCCCTGGAAGAGTGAAGCGAAGGAACCAAAAGGCAGCTGCAAAGAAGGCTTCTGGTGGTGATGGAGATGAGGATGATGAAGAGTGA